Proteins found in one Choloepus didactylus isolate mChoDid1 chromosome 3, mChoDid1.pri, whole genome shotgun sequence genomic segment:
- the BDH2 gene encoding 3-hydroxybutyrate dehydrogenase type 2, translating to MGRLDGKLIVLTAAAQGIGQAAALAFAREGAKVIATDINASKLQELEKYPGIQTRVLDVTKKKQIEEFANEVERLDVLFNVAGFVHHGTILDCEEKDWDFSMNLNVRSMYLMIKAFLPKMLAQRSGNIINMSSVASSIKGVVNRCVYSTTKAAVIGLTKSVAADFIQQGIRCNCVCPGTVDTPSLQERIQANPNPEEALSDFLKRQKTGRFATAEEVALLCVYLASDESAYVTGNPVIIDGGWSL from the exons ATGGGTCGACTTGATGGGAAGCTCATCGTCCTGACAGCCGCTGCCCAGGGGATTGGTCAGGCAGCTGCCTTA GCTTTTGCAAGAGAAGGTGCCAAAGTCATAGCCACAGATATCAATGCATCCAAACTTCAAGAACTGGAAAAGTACCCAG gtATTCAAACACGTGTTCTTGATgtcacaaagaagaaacaaattgaagagTTTGCCAATGAAGTTGAAAGACTTGATGTTCTCTTTAATGTTGCTGG TTTTGTCCATCACGGCACCATCCTGGACTGTGAGGAGAAAGACTGGGATTTCTCCATGAATCTCAACGTCCGCAGCATGTACCTGATGATCAAGGCATTCCTTCCCAAA ATGCTTGCTCAGAGGTCTGGAAATATTATCAACATGTCCTCTGTGGCTTCCAGCATCAAAG GAGTCGTGAACAGATGTGTGTACAGCACAACCAAGGCTGCTGTGATCGGCCTCACAAAGTCCGTGGCTGCCGACTTCATCCAGCAGGGGATCAGGTGCAACTGTGTGTGCCCAG GAACGGTTGATACCCCATCTCTGCAAGAGAGAATACAAGCCAATCCAAATCCTGAAGAG GCATTGAGTGATTTTCTGAAAAGACAGAAGACGGGAAGATTTGCAACTGCCGAAGAGGTAGCCCTGCTCTGCGTCTATTTGGCTTCTGATGAA TCTGCCTATGTAACAGGTAACCCTGTCATCATTGACGGAGGTTGGAGCTTGTGA